A genome region from Rubrobacter aplysinae includes the following:
- a CDS encoding SIR2 family protein, whose product MGTDNGNSLLDFPAFVRIMGVNRGVPCAFFLGAGASVSSGVYSAYACLWEWKREIVRTEEPQLAHQLEELSLPSVRRRIQHWLDTQGVYPEEDAPDEYGFYAEKCYPTDKARRQYFQNLVEGVRPSPGYQLLGLLAANEIVESVWTTNFDRLAARAADAEVTVVEVGLDSPDRVLRSRRRGELLHVALHGDFRYDALKNTAKEIQNQDATLREALVDRAAGTDLVVAGYSGRDGSIMDSLREAYSRPGTGRLFWCGHGDAGPSGPVSALIAAATDHGREAYYVPAPGFDEILERLALGCLPEEEHQRVKELRTSRSNEGNSAPFSIHEGRTVGVIKSNAFPVECPSEVLQFDWRYASERGAWRRLRERVAGKDVVAGLLRRKVLALGTVDAVKDAFAGEIEGQIERTPIGGHELGMQDGVVVGLLTEGLTRALATERGLGTDGRRLLWIEDEYERRRAYGTACRVHEALLVHLRRYGGKQHLVLMPTLRCTNEAGEELPREVEQEVKRAVLGKQHNDKFNDAVNRWRERLFRASRNVEFPPDAGSTFRFGIRPAPNFAKITGRSRRTIRVPHDVKRLVDVAGVEIDEPELLFSNRRGDGNERDVNPVRGLLENRPYDYPLNTGIFGDEIRVGVVCPPAHAGTLSDYLGDLRQDRRVDSKKEYLLDYPGFDRAFGISLNIPGPHNSAWASCSEPDAGLAPERAGPELGRRILASIDSLRSSANPNVVLVFVPASWAPWEEFDTEDQRFDLHDFVKAGCVQRGIGTQFLRERTLGKAHQGEISWWLALQCYVKAMRTPWLLADMDPDLAFIGLGFSLDPTAGRGRQVLMGCSHVYNSEGLGLSYKLGKLENSVMRRGNSFLSKEDARRMAENAVQLFCESGRRMPDRVVVHKNGPIADDERRGLLEGLGDMSSVDMLEITVDPALRYVASWISGNQMKGDGFPVRRGTAVALDRQRALAWVHGTVDAVEGNRRYYQGRSRIPAPLMLRRHHGASSLPVLAEQILGLSKMDWNSLDLYTKVPTTLRSSNEIAKIGGLLDRLGSNSYDYRLFI is encoded by the coding sequence TTGGGGACTGATAATGGAAACTCGCTGCTGGATTTCCCAGCGTTCGTGCGCATCATGGGCGTGAACCGGGGCGTCCCTTGCGCCTTCTTCCTGGGGGCGGGGGCCTCGGTGAGTTCCGGTGTGTACTCGGCGTACGCGTGCCTGTGGGAGTGGAAGCGGGAGATCGTCAGGACCGAAGAGCCTCAGTTAGCACACCAGCTGGAAGAATTATCGCTGCCATCGGTGCGCCGGAGGATCCAACACTGGCTCGACACCCAGGGAGTCTATCCTGAGGAAGACGCCCCCGATGAGTATGGTTTCTACGCCGAGAAGTGCTATCCCACGGATAAAGCCAGACGACAGTATTTTCAGAATCTTGTGGAGGGCGTTAGGCCCTCCCCCGGATACCAACTCTTGGGTTTGTTGGCCGCCAACGAGATCGTGGAGTCGGTCTGGACGACCAATTTCGATAGGCTCGCGGCTAGGGCCGCCGACGCCGAGGTAACAGTGGTCGAGGTCGGCCTGGACAGCCCTGACCGAGTGCTAAGGTCGCGTAGACGGGGCGAGCTCCTGCACGTCGCGTTGCACGGCGATTTCCGGTACGACGCGTTGAAGAACACGGCAAAAGAGATACAGAACCAGGACGCAACCCTGCGGGAAGCCCTGGTCGACCGCGCGGCCGGGACGGACCTGGTCGTGGCAGGCTACAGCGGGCGCGACGGGTCGATAATGGACTCGCTGCGGGAGGCCTACTCGCGGCCGGGTACCGGGCGGCTGTTCTGGTGCGGGCACGGCGACGCGGGACCGTCCGGCCCGGTAAGCGCATTGATCGCGGCGGCCACGGACCATGGCAGAGAGGCATACTACGTGCCCGCCCCGGGCTTCGACGAGATCCTCGAGAGGCTGGCGCTCGGGTGCCTGCCCGAGGAGGAGCACCAACGCGTGAAAGAGTTGCGCACGAGCCGGAGTAACGAGGGGAATAGCGCGCCCTTCTCCATTCACGAGGGAAGAACCGTAGGGGTCATAAAGAGCAACGCCTTCCCCGTCGAGTGTCCGAGCGAGGTCCTACAATTCGATTGGCGGTACGCCTCCGAGCGCGGCGCTTGGCGACGCCTTAGGGAGCGTGTAGCCGGAAAGGACGTCGTCGCGGGTCTCCTCCGGCGCAAGGTGCTGGCGCTCGGGACCGTAGACGCGGTCAAGGATGCGTTCGCGGGGGAGATTGAAGGCCAGATCGAGCGGACCCCGATAGGCGGGCACGAGCTCGGGATGCAAGACGGCGTCGTCGTGGGTCTCCTTACCGAAGGCCTAACGCGCGCCCTCGCCACCGAACGTGGACTTGGCACCGACGGGCGCAGGCTGCTCTGGATCGAGGACGAATACGAGAGGCGGCGGGCCTACGGGACGGCCTGCCGCGTGCACGAGGCCCTCCTCGTGCATCTCAGACGGTACGGCGGCAAGCAGCACCTTGTGCTGATGCCCACGCTTCGTTGCACGAACGAGGCGGGGGAGGAGTTGCCCCGTGAAGTGGAGCAGGAAGTAAAGCGGGCCGTGCTGGGAAAGCAGCACAACGACAAGTTCAACGATGCCGTCAACCGCTGGCGCGAGCGGTTGTTTCGTGCGAGCCGCAACGTGGAATTCCCGCCGGATGCTGGGTCAACTTTCAGGTTTGGCATCCGGCCCGCGCCCAACTTTGCGAAGATCACTGGACGCAGCAGACGGACGATTAGGGTACCGCACGACGTAAAGCGCCTAGTGGACGTCGCCGGCGTGGAGATCGACGAGCCAGAGTTGCTGTTCAGCAACCGCCGCGGCGACGGCAACGAGAGAGACGTCAACCCCGTGCGCGGCCTGCTGGAAAACAGGCCCTACGACTACCCACTCAACACGGGCATCTTCGGTGACGAGATACGGGTGGGGGTGGTCTGCCCGCCGGCGCACGCCGGTACGCTCTCCGATTACCTCGGCGACTTGCGCCAGGATCGGCGAGTAGACAGCAAAAAGGAGTACCTCCTGGACTATCCTGGGTTCGATCGGGCGTTCGGCATCTCCCTGAACATCCCTGGTCCGCACAACTCGGCCTGGGCCTCGTGCTCGGAGCCGGACGCGGGCCTTGCCCCGGAGCGCGCCGGCCCCGAGCTTGGGCGCCGCATCCTGGCGAGCATCGACTCCCTCCGCTCCTCGGCGAACCCGAACGTGGTGCTGGTTTTCGTGCCAGCGTCGTGGGCACCGTGGGAGGAATTCGACACGGAGGACCAGCGCTTCGACCTACACGACTTCGTGAAGGCCGGCTGCGTACAAAGGGGCATCGGCACGCAGTTCTTGCGGGAGAGGACCCTAGGGAAGGCGCACCAAGGCGAGATCTCGTGGTGGCTTGCCCTGCAGTGCTACGTGAAGGCCATGCGCACACCCTGGCTACTGGCCGACATGGACCCGGACCTCGCCTTTATCGGCCTAGGCTTCAGCCTCGATCCCACCGCCGGACGCGGCCGACAGGTCCTCATGGGCTGCAGCCACGTCTACAACTCGGAAGGGCTGGGCCTCAGCTACAAGCTCGGCAAACTGGAGAACTCCGTGATGCGGCGCGGCAACTCTTTCTTGTCGAAGGAAGACGCTCGTCGCATGGCCGAGAACGCCGTGCAGCTTTTCTGCGAGTCGGGACGCCGCATGCCGGATCGGGTGGTGGTCCACAAGAACGGCCCCATAGCCGACGACGAGCGCCGCGGCCTGCTGGAGGGCCTCGGGGACATGTCCTCCGTCGACATGCTGGAGATCACGGTGGACCCGGCGCTCCGGTACGTGGCCTCCTGGATCAGCGGCAACCAGATGAAGGGGGACGGTTTCCCCGTGAGGCGCGGCACCGCCGTCGCTCTGGACAGGCAACGGGCTTTGGCGTGGGTGCACGGCACGGTCGACGCGGTGGAGGGCAACCGACGCTACTACCAGGGGAGGAGCAGGATACCGGCTCCCCTCATGCTGAGGCGGCACCACGGCGCGTCGAGCCTGCCGGTCCTGGCCGAGCAGATACTCGGACTATCGAAGATGGACTGGAACTCGCTCGACCTGTACACGAAGGTCCCCACCACCCTGCGCTCATCGAACGAGATAGCGAAGATCGGCGGCCTGCTCGACAGGCTCGGTAGTAACTCCTACGACTACAGGCTCTTCATCTAG
- a CDS encoding site-specific DNA-methyltransferase — translation MPKLDWIGKQYVVNHVEQVPFRLLKGVPESSYNQNSGDPGNMIVHGDNLEGLKALLPYYRNQVKLVFIDPPYNTGNEDWVYNDRMNAPKMKQWLGKVVGGEGEDLSRHDKWLCMMYPRLQLLRELLSEDGSIWVTMDDNEAHYAKVLMDEIFGRDNFIASVIWQKVFSPKNTAKYFSDDHDYVLVYAKNAEVWRPNLIPRSEAADERYKNPDNDPRGPWTSGDLSARNHYSKGTYPVTTPSGKVISGPPKGSYWRVSKEYLEELNAEGRIWWGKDQNNVPRLKRFLSEVKQGVVPQTIWSYEQAGHTQDAKKELVRLMDFQDTSDVFITPKPVKLLQRIIQVATDQDSIVLDSFAGSGTTAHAVLKQNAEDGGSRRFALVEMEDYADSLTAERVRRAIRGEGGQPYLGSEAGFDFYGLGEELVNESGDDINPEIKREELARFVLFLETGRAAESIAEDGSGYIGAANGAEMYLFYVPDQTATFGEDELAALPCGGTQKMVYADRCTVDDDDLAARSISFRKLPRDLLERISRWSKEANI, via the coding sequence ATGCCTAAGCTAGACTGGATCGGCAAGCAGTACGTAGTCAATCACGTAGAGCAGGTACCATTTCGCCTGCTGAAAGGTGTACCGGAGTCTTCCTACAATCAGAATTCCGGCGACCCCGGTAACATGATTGTCCACGGCGACAACCTCGAAGGGCTGAAGGCCCTGCTCCCCTATTACCGTAACCAAGTGAAGCTGGTCTTCATAGATCCCCCATACAACACTGGCAATGAAGACTGGGTCTACAACGACCGGATGAACGCGCCGAAGATGAAGCAGTGGCTAGGTAAGGTAGTTGGCGGGGAGGGCGAAGATCTCTCCAGGCACGACAAATGGCTGTGCATGATGTACCCGAGGCTTCAGCTTTTGCGAGAGCTGCTTTCCGAAGACGGCAGCATATGGGTGACCATGGACGACAACGAGGCCCATTATGCCAAGGTTCTCATGGACGAGATATTCGGCCGTGATAACTTCATCGCCTCAGTGATTTGGCAGAAGGTCTTTTCTCCGAAGAATACAGCCAAATACTTTTCCGACGATCACGACTACGTTCTTGTCTACGCTAAGAATGCAGAAGTATGGCGACCTAACTTGATCCCGCGCAGTGAAGCAGCCGATGAACGCTACAAGAATCCGGACAACGATCCGCGTGGGCCATGGACTTCCGGTGATCTTTCAGCACGTAACCATTACAGTAAGGGTACATATCCAGTCACCACACCTTCCGGGAAGGTAATTTCTGGTCCTCCAAAGGGCTCTTACTGGCGTGTTTCCAAAGAGTATCTGGAAGAGTTGAATGCCGAAGGACGCATCTGGTGGGGTAAGGATCAGAATAACGTGCCGCGCCTCAAGCGCTTTCTCTCTGAGGTAAAGCAGGGAGTTGTTCCGCAAACGATCTGGAGCTACGAGCAGGCCGGTCATACTCAAGATGCCAAGAAGGAGCTGGTCCGGCTCATGGATTTCCAGGATACTTCTGATGTCTTCATTACCCCTAAGCCTGTGAAACTTCTGCAGCGGATAATCCAGGTTGCTACGGATCAAGACTCCATAGTGCTCGATTCGTTTGCCGGATCCGGTACTACTGCACACGCGGTCTTGAAGCAGAACGCTGAGGATGGCGGAAGCCGGAGGTTCGCCCTAGTCGAGATGGAGGACTATGCAGACTCCCTCACCGCAGAGCGAGTAAGGCGAGCTATCCGGGGTGAGGGCGGTCAGCCCTATCTCGGCTCGGAGGCCGGCTTCGATTTCTACGGTCTGGGCGAAGAACTGGTTAATGAATCAGGGGACGACATCAACCCGGAGATCAAGCGCGAAGAACTCGCACGGTTTGTCCTGTTCCTCGAAACCGGACGTGCGGCTGAGAGCATTGCGGAGGATGGTTCGGGCTACATAGGTGCTGCGAACGGGGCAGAAATGTACCTGTTCTACGTACCGGACCAGACTGCGACATTCGGCGAAGACGAACTGGCCGCCCTGCCATGTGGAGGCACGCAGAAAATGGTCTACGCCGACAGATGTACCGTGGACGACGACGATTTAGCGGCTCGTAGCATCAGTTTCCGCAAGCTTCCCAGAGACCTGCTGGAAAGAATCTCGCGCTGGAGCAAGGAGGCGAATATTTGA
- a CDS encoding DEAD/DEAH box helicase encodes MSLLPSYPGTLSLKDYQRRVLEEIEEYAALVGRYLGIGEDNPAGLAFYGKTNRPFNPLENNPETPFVCLKVPTGGGKTLIAASTVSLLYDSLLTDKDESGVVLWLTPSETIRSQTLRALKDQNHPYRKVLESGFNKPVTVLSNEEALKVRPDQVRDGVCLIVSTMQAMKREDKEGLKAYEDNGYLQSHFTSEEEQRGTTFSLFEVIRRSRPLVIADEGHNYGSELSVDLLGSLNPSFVLELTATPAKGSNVLSEVSALELKEEQMVKLPINLANETHWESALRGAVDKRHELEEAAKQERADTGEYIRPILLVQAEQDKAHPDKIHVTRVKEFLAGELGIPEPQIKIRTGSQDELGDTDLLAEDVEVRYIITRDALKEGWDAPFAYVLASVFNLGSPKAVEQLLGRILRLPRVREKRRAELNEAYVYTSAEQFNKAVDSIVKGMVENGYSKYEVRDSSSSLKYMIPMQARYENLEIPLMAVSTSEGGRELRYVQDLLGSNFNLTGISFNASDLNKATSQGARVDVDQDRPFVTEMAEAEESSGVVVETPQRMASWLLGKIGRYNELADKDLRQYVEEAVDELLKAYRAEELYRMKYHVRDRLKQNLDEHYVRWAKDSYEDLKSAGELVADQDISFQVPDELELPHNQCTVSFLKSVFEYPGKLNTEEQEFAAKLDALDSVRCWYRNLDKGGFSLQGYHRQKFNPDLIAFMKSGKVAVLEWKGKDRSTDAASEYKEALGNDWQDLDPDNRYFKLVTVDNVQSTLNEVSNL; translated from the coding sequence TTGAGCTTGCTGCCGAGCTATCCCGGTACACTGAGCCTGAAGGACTATCAGCGCCGAGTGCTCGAGGAGATCGAGGAATACGCCGCGCTGGTCGGGCGTTACCTTGGCATCGGCGAGGATAATCCAGCGGGCCTGGCTTTCTATGGGAAGACTAACAGGCCATTCAATCCGCTGGAGAACAACCCGGAGACACCGTTCGTCTGCCTGAAAGTCCCTACGGGTGGCGGCAAGACCCTTATAGCCGCTTCCACGGTAAGCCTGCTCTACGATTCTCTGTTGACAGATAAGGATGAGAGCGGCGTGGTACTGTGGCTAACCCCGAGTGAGACCATTCGCTCCCAGACTTTACGAGCACTCAAGGATCAGAATCACCCCTACCGCAAGGTGCTAGAGAGTGGCTTCAACAAGCCCGTGACCGTACTAAGCAACGAGGAGGCGCTCAAGGTCCGCCCCGACCAGGTGCGAGACGGTGTTTGCCTCATCGTCTCCACTATGCAGGCGATGAAGCGGGAAGATAAGGAAGGGCTAAAGGCTTACGAGGACAACGGTTATCTCCAGAGCCACTTCACCAGTGAAGAGGAGCAGAGGGGAACCACCTTTTCACTCTTCGAGGTCATACGGCGCTCCAGACCACTCGTTATCGCAGACGAGGGGCACAACTACGGCTCCGAGCTTTCGGTGGATCTCCTCGGCTCCCTGAACCCGTCGTTCGTACTGGAGCTTACCGCGACACCCGCCAAGGGAAGCAACGTGCTCTCGGAAGTGTCCGCTCTGGAGCTCAAAGAAGAGCAGATGGTGAAACTCCCCATAAACCTCGCTAACGAGACCCACTGGGAATCCGCTCTCCGAGGCGCCGTGGACAAGCGCCACGAGCTAGAAGAGGCGGCAAAGCAGGAACGAGCAGATACTGGCGAGTACATCAGGCCGATCTTGCTAGTTCAGGCAGAGCAGGACAAGGCCCATCCGGATAAGATCCACGTGACCCGGGTAAAAGAGTTTCTCGCCGGAGAGCTTGGCATCCCAGAGCCTCAGATAAAGATCAGAACGGGCAGCCAGGACGAGCTAGGCGACACGGACCTCTTGGCCGAGGACGTAGAGGTACGCTATATCATCACGCGGGACGCTCTGAAAGAGGGTTGGGACGCACCTTTTGCCTACGTACTCGCCTCCGTCTTCAACCTCGGCTCGCCAAAGGCGGTAGAACAGCTCCTGGGCAGGATACTGCGGCTACCGAGAGTACGTGAGAAGCGGCGCGCGGAGCTCAACGAGGCCTACGTTTACACCTCGGCGGAGCAGTTCAACAAGGCCGTGGACTCCATCGTCAAAGGCATGGTGGAAAATGGCTACAGCAAGTATGAGGTGAGAGACTCCTCATCCTCTCTGAAGTACATGATCCCCATGCAGGCTCGCTACGAGAATCTGGAGATACCCCTTATGGCCGTGAGTACGAGCGAGGGGGGGCGCGAGCTACGATACGTCCAGGATCTGCTAGGGAGCAACTTCAACCTGACCGGCATCTCCTTCAATGCGAGCGACCTGAATAAGGCCACAAGCCAGGGAGCACGGGTCGACGTCGACCAGGATCGTCCGTTCGTTACGGAGATGGCAGAGGCGGAAGAGTCTAGCGGCGTGGTGGTCGAGACACCGCAGCGGATGGCGAGCTGGCTGCTCGGCAAGATAGGCCGCTATAACGAGCTTGCGGACAAGGATCTCAGACAGTACGTCGAGGAGGCCGTAGACGAGCTCCTGAAGGCTTACCGCGCCGAGGAACTGTACCGGATGAAGTATCACGTCCGGGACCGGCTAAAGCAGAACCTCGATGAACACTACGTGCGGTGGGCCAAGGACAGCTACGAGGATTTGAAGAGCGCCGGCGAACTGGTAGCGGACCAGGATATTTCGTTTCAGGTGCCAGATGAGCTGGAGCTGCCCCACAACCAGTGCACTGTGTCCTTTCTCAAGTCCGTATTCGAGTACCCGGGCAAGCTCAACACCGAAGAGCAGGAGTTCGCCGCCAAGCTGGACGCCTTGGATAGTGTCCGCTGTTGGTACCGTAATCTCGACAAGGGCGGCTTCTCCTTACAGGGTTATCATCGGCAGAAGTTCAACCCGGATCTCATAGCGTTCATGAAAAGCGGGAAAGTAGCGGTGCTGGAGTGGAAGGGCAAGGACAGGTCCACCGACGCGGCCAGCGAATACAAGGAGGCGCTCGGGAACGACTGGCAAGACCTGGACCCAGATAACCGCTACTTCAAGCTGGTGACGGTGGATAACGTGCAGAGTACCCTGAACGAGGTCTCCAACCTCTGA
- a CDS encoding ParA family protein: MMKVAVVNLKGGSGKTVSSFHLATAFAARGRTLLADCDEQGSSLSWASAVEEDGGEVGFSVMGLPVKDVNRRIRDFEADYEYVVMDTPPGDYMVARSALMAADVAVLVVPPTPIDLDRVMPTLELIADVEDMTGLTYYVLLTRVRRISREGQDTRGAMAEMELPLLEAEIPLLGRYSDSFGQPIRDLGEYERVARELLGEREEVVR, translated from the coding sequence ATGATGAAGGTAGCGGTGGTGAACCTGAAGGGCGGTTCGGGGAAAACGGTCTCGAGCTTCCACCTGGCGACGGCGTTCGCCGCGCGGGGCCGGACGCTGCTCGCAGACTGCGACGAGCAGGGGTCGTCGCTCTCTTGGGCGTCGGCGGTAGAGGAAGATGGGGGAGAGGTCGGTTTCTCGGTAATGGGGTTGCCGGTGAAGGACGTAAACCGGCGTATACGGGACTTTGAGGCCGACTACGAGTATGTCGTGATGGACACGCCGCCAGGAGACTACATGGTCGCCCGCTCGGCGCTCATGGCAGCCGACGTGGCTGTCTTGGTGGTGCCGCCGACACCAATAGACCTAGACCGGGTCATGCCCACGCTTGAACTGATAGCGGACGTCGAGGACATGACCGGGCTCACCTACTACGTACTCTTGACCCGGGTGCGCCGCATCTCGCGCGAGGGACAGGACACCAGGGGAGCAATGGCGGAGATGGAGCTACCGCTACTCGAGGCCGAGATACCGCTACTTGGCCGATACTCTGACTCTTTCGGCCAGCCTATAAGGGATCTCGGCGAGTACGAGCGGGTAGCCAGAGAGCTACTCGGCGAGCGCGAGGAGGTGGTGCGGTGA
- a CDS encoding type II toxin-antitoxin system VapC family toxin codes for MILYLDTSALIKLYAEEPETGEVRYAVEEARLAAVSEIGYVEARSALARREREGSFSKEEHDEALEHLEHDFRELYLLRRVSGEIIVQAGEMVRSHALRAYDAVHLATALELREEARELYRRQQQPPEELQVWLTSYDSALYKAARREGITREETN; via the coding sequence TTGATCCTCTACCTAGACACCTCCGCGCTCATCAAGCTCTATGCCGAAGAGCCCGAGACTGGAGAGGTACGGTACGCCGTTGAAGAGGCAAGACTGGCGGCCGTCTCCGAGATCGGCTACGTCGAGGCCCGCTCGGCGCTGGCCCGCAGGGAGCGCGAGGGCTCCTTCTCTAAAGAAGAACATGACGAGGCCCTGGAGCACCTGGAGCACGACTTCCGCGAGCTTTACCTGCTGCGTCGGGTCTCCGGAGAGATCATCGTGCAGGCGGGCGAGATGGTACGGAGCCACGCCCTTAGAGCCTACGATGCGGTGCATCTGGCGACAGCGCTGGAGCTGCGCGAAGAGGCTCGTGAGCTATACCGGCGTCAACAGCAGCCACCAGAGGAGTTGCAGGTGTGGCTGACGTCCTACGACTCCGCTCTATACAAGGCGGCCCGACGAGAGGGCATTACCCGGGAAGAGACCAACTAG
- a CDS encoding YgiT-type zinc finger protein → MDREEPRDMELGQFDYCPVCGGELLKRQVEKIVRGGDDTATLNVEARVCQWCGERLYSADTVKSFERIRAGLYQSGR, encoded by the coding sequence ATGGATCGGGAGGAGCCGAGGGACATGGAGCTAGGGCAGTTCGACTACTGTCCGGTTTGCGGCGGCGAGCTCTTGAAACGGCAGGTAGAAAAGATTGTCCGCGGTGGTGATGACACTGCTACCTTGAACGTAGAGGCTAGGGTCTGTCAGTGGTGTGGCGAGCGGCTCTACAGCGCGGATACTGTAAAGAGCTTTGAGCGGATCCGGGCAGGACTCTACCAGTCAGGGCGTTAG